A window of the Gossypium hirsutum isolate 1008001.06 chromosome A05, Gossypium_hirsutum_v2.1, whole genome shotgun sequence genome harbors these coding sequences:
- the LOC107896043 gene encoding cytosolic sulfotransferase 15, translating into MGSPQITENPTIAVDEDEENGISAECKELIHGCRKEKGWRTSFLYEFQGFWCQPKEIDAILSFQKHYLARDSDVILATIPKSGTTWIKSLTFAIMNRNNVPVSDGNHPLLASNPHDLVPFFEYKLYANNQNPNLSILPKPRIFATHIPFGSLSESIKSSDCRIVYVCRNPLDTFISSWHYINQLGRESRPPIPLEEAFDMYCKGVIGYGPFWEHMLGYWKESQERPSKVLFMTYEDMKEDAMSHVKMLANFLGLPFSVEEEKQGLIEEIVKLCSFKKLKDLEVNQNGKSIKNFENKHLFRKGEVGDWVNYLSPSMVHQLSKIMDEKLGDFGLKFKVCSTVP; encoded by the coding sequence ATGGGCAGTCCCCAAATCACTGAAAACCCCACAATAGCTGTTGATGAGGATGAAGAAAATGGAATTAGCGCAGAGTGTAAGGAGTTGATTCATGGTTGTCGCAAGGAGAAAGGTTGGAGAACTTCATTCCTGTATGAGTTCCAAGGGTTCTGGTGTCAACCCAAAGAGATTGATGCCATACTTTCTTTTCAGAAACACTACCTGGCAAGAGACTCTGATGTAATCCTTGCTACCATTCCTAAATCAGGTACAACATGGATCAAATCCTTGACTTTTGCCATCATGAACCGTAACAATGTCCCCGTTTCTGATGGAAACCATCCCTTGCTTGCTTCAAACCCTCATGATCTAGTACCTTTCTTTGAATACAAGCTTTATGCCAACAACCAAAACCCCAACCTCTCCATTCTTCCCAAGCCTAGAATTTTCGCCACTCATATTCCGTTCGGTTCGTTGTCGGAATCGATTAAGAGTTCTGATTGTCGGATCGTATACGTATGCCGAAACCCTTTGGACACGTTCATCTCTTCATGGCATTACATCAACCAACTGGGGAGGGAATCCCGACCTCCGATCCCATTAGAAGAAGCTTTCGACATGTATTGCAAGGGGGTGATCGGGTATGGACCCTTTTGGGAGCATATGCTAGGGTATTGGAAAGAAAGCCAGGAGAGGCCGAGTAAGGTTTTGTTCATGACATATGAGGACATGAAAGAAGATGCCATGTCCCATGTGAAGATGTTGGCAAATTTCTTGGGCCTCCCTTTCTCAGTTGAAGAGGAAAAACAAGGTTTGATAGAGGAGATTGTGAAACTATGTAGCTTCAAGAAATTGAAAGATTTGGAGGTCAATCAAAATGGGAAATCAATTAAGAATTTTGAAAACAAGCACTTGTTTAGGAAAGGAGAAGTTGGAGATTGGGTGAATTATCTTTCCCCTTCAATGGTTCACCAATTGTCCAAAATTATGGACGAAAAACTAGGTGATTTTGGCCTAAAATTCAAGGTATGTTCAACTGTACCTTGA